From the Streptomyces sp. Tu 2975 genome, one window contains:
- a CDS encoding tetratricopeptide repeat protein, which yields MSESYFEFGTPAERWDRAKMFFDAKEYVTAARILTGLVDEVPEQVAPRLLLARAYYHSARLAKAESELLAVLERDPVEHYARLMLGRTLERQGRADEAAPHLRMAAAMSGDIV from the coding sequence GTGAGCGAGAGCTACTTCGAGTTCGGGACGCCCGCCGAGCGGTGGGACCGGGCAAAGATGTTCTTCGACGCCAAGGAGTACGTGACGGCGGCGCGGATCCTCACGGGTCTGGTCGACGAGGTTCCCGAGCAGGTCGCGCCGCGGCTGCTGCTGGCACGCGCGTACTACCACTCCGCTCGGCTGGCGAAGGCCGAGAGCGAGCTGCTGGCCGTGCTGGAGCGCGACCCGGTCGAGCACTACGCGCGCCTGATGCTGGGCCGCACCCTGGAGCGTCAGGGACGGGCGGACGAGGCCGCGCCGCACCTGCGGATGGCGGCGGCGATGTCGGGCGACATCGTGTGA
- a CDS encoding ATP-binding protein — protein MQSSEADSESLTARPQTAERARDATRGFLAAVAPASRPEVDAVLLVVSELVTNALRHAGGVTRFRLVAGPGTVTVSVDDPSRVAPRPLSRDVGRPGGFGWHLVRALSAEVQVRIRPGGKTVSAVLPLPH, from the coding sequence ATGCAGTCATCCGAGGCGGACAGCGAGTCCCTGACGGCCCGCCCGCAGACCGCGGAACGGGCCAGGGATGCGACACGGGGATTTCTCGCCGCGGTCGCCCCTGCAAGCAGGCCCGAGGTGGATGCGGTGCTGCTGGTGGTGTCGGAACTGGTCACCAACGCGCTGCGGCATGCCGGCGGCGTGACCCGGTTCCGCCTGGTGGCCGGCCCCGGAACGGTGACCGTGTCGGTGGACGATCCCAGCCGCGTCGCCCCGCGTCCGCTGTCGCGGGACGTGGGGCGGCCCGGTGGGTTCGGCTGGCACCTGGTGCGGGCACTGTCCGCGGAGGTACAGGTCCGCATCCGGCCGGGCGGCAAGACGGTGTCCGCGGTCCTGCCACTCCCCCACTGA
- a CDS encoding ATP-binding cassette domain-containing protein, whose protein sequence is MTATHPSAPITANAPAPAITATGLRKSYGDKLVLDGIDLNIAEGTVFALLGPNGAGKTTTVEILSTLIDADAGEAWVAGRHLARAADAVRSVIGVTGQFSAVDNLLTAEENLLLMADLHHLDRSEGKRRAKDLLRRFDLSEVAGKTTATFSGGMRRKLDLAMTLIGDPRIIFLDEPTTGLDPRSRRTMWEIIRDLVTDDGVTIFLTTQYLEEADQLADRIAVLDHGRLIAEGTADELKQRIPGGHIRVRFADTRSLDSAAGIFGIATRDEDSLTLQIPSDGSIPNLRAVLDTLEATGIQAESLTVHTPDLDDVFLTLTGQPRPTGVVASPEENA, encoded by the coding sequence ATGACTGCCACCCATCCGTCCGCGCCGATCACCGCGAACGCACCGGCGCCGGCGATCACCGCCACCGGACTGCGCAAGTCCTACGGCGACAAGCTCGTGCTCGACGGCATCGACCTGAACATCGCCGAAGGCACCGTCTTCGCTCTGCTCGGGCCGAACGGCGCCGGCAAGACCACCACGGTGGAGATCCTCTCCACGCTCATCGACGCCGACGCGGGCGAGGCCTGGGTCGCGGGTCGCCATCTGGCCAGGGCCGCCGACGCGGTGCGCTCCGTGATCGGTGTCACCGGCCAGTTCTCTGCCGTCGACAATCTGCTGACCGCCGAGGAGAATCTGCTCCTCATGGCCGATCTGCACCACCTGGACCGGAGTGAGGGCAAGCGGCGGGCCAAGGACCTGCTGCGCCGCTTCGACCTGTCCGAGGTGGCGGGGAAGACCACCGCCACCTTCTCCGGCGGCATGCGGCGCAAGCTCGACCTGGCGATGACCCTGATCGGCGATCCGCGGATCATCTTCCTCGACGAGCCCACCACCGGACTCGACCCGCGCAGCAGGCGCACCATGTGGGAGATCATCCGCGACCTCGTCACCGACGACGGCGTGACGATCTTCCTGACCACCCAGTACCTCGAAGAGGCCGACCAACTCGCCGACCGGATCGCGGTGCTGGACCACGGCCGGCTGATCGCCGAGGGAACCGCCGACGAGCTGAAGCAGCGCATCCCCGGCGGCCACATCCGGGTACGGTTCGCCGACACCCGGAGCCTGGACAGCGCCGCGGGCATCTTCGGTATCGCGACGCGCGACGAGGACTCCCTCACCCTGCAGATTCCCAGTGACGGCTCCATCCCCAACCTGAGGGCCGTCCTCGACACCCTGGAGGCCACCGGCATCCAGGCCGAGTCGCTCACCGTGCACACCCCCGACCTCGACGACGTCTTCCTGACGCTCACGGGTCAGCCCCGCCCCACCGGCGTCGTCGCATCGCCCGAGGAGAACGCCTGA
- a CDS encoding DUF1707 domain-containing protein, producing MTALPEDRTPLISEDERDTAVRRLSEAYAEGHMSHEDLEGRLHQVLTVRTRSELVAALASLPEENAGTTSTISAAAGRIRRRGVWRVPRSLKVESPFASVHLDLSRAVIEHSVVDIELQLGTGRAKITVPRDAIVDLEDLRTGWKDSLYRTRRRSRPGGPRIRIFGTMGFGRLKIRHARR from the coding sequence GTGACCGCCCTGCCGGAAGACCGGACGCCACTCATCAGCGAAGACGAACGTGACACGGCCGTGCGGCGTCTGAGTGAGGCGTACGCCGAAGGGCACATGTCCCACGAGGACCTGGAGGGCCGCCTCCACCAGGTGCTCACCGTCAGGACGCGCAGCGAACTCGTGGCGGCTCTGGCTTCGCTCCCGGAGGAGAACGCGGGCACCACGTCCACGATCTCCGCGGCCGCCGGACGGATCCGGCGGCGCGGCGTATGGCGGGTACCTCGGAGCCTGAAGGTCGAGTCCCCGTTCGCAAGTGTGCACTTGGACCTGTCCCGTGCGGTCATCGAGCATTCGGTGGTCGACATCGAGCTGCAACTCGGCACCGGCAGGGCCAAGATCACGGTGCCTCGGGACGCGATCGTCGACCTCGAGGATCTGCGCACGGGGTGGAAGGACTCGCTCTACAGGACCCGGCGGCGCTCGCGCCCCGGCGGGCCGAGGATCCGGATCTTCGGGACCATGGGGTTCGGACGGTTGAAGATCCGCCACGCCCGCCGTTGA
- a CDS encoding ABC transporter permease, whose product MATMSYAARDSRTMLRRNLKKALRYPSLTVTVVAMPLVMLLLFNYVFGSALGNGISGLPTGSGDYIDYLAPGIILMAATSGALTTAISVCVDKTEGIVNRFRTMPISHASFLTGHVVGSVIQTMTSITLVIGVALLMGFRPSATPVEWVAAIGLLTLLTLALTWISAGIGLIAKNVETASNIPMPLTFLPFIGSAIVPTESMPTGLRWFAEYQPFTPIIETLRGLWLGTEIGSSAVVGLAWCVALSLVGYVWARRTFKAGIKR is encoded by the coding sequence ATGGCCACCATGTCCTACGCCGCACGAGACTCCAGGACGATGCTGCGGCGCAACCTCAAGAAGGCGCTGCGCTACCCGTCCCTGACGGTCACCGTCGTCGCGATGCCCCTGGTGATGCTGCTGCTGTTCAACTACGTCTTCGGCAGCGCCCTGGGCAACGGCATCAGCGGACTGCCCACCGGCAGCGGCGACTACATCGACTACCTGGCACCCGGCATCATCCTGATGGCCGCCACCTCCGGCGCCCTGACCACCGCGATCAGCGTGTGTGTCGACAAGACCGAGGGCATCGTCAACCGCTTCCGTACGATGCCGATCTCCCATGCCTCGTTCCTGACCGGCCATGTCGTGGGCAGCGTCATCCAGACCATGACCAGCATCACGCTCGTCATCGGCGTCGCCCTCCTGATGGGTTTCCGCCCCAGCGCGACGCCCGTCGAGTGGGTCGCCGCCATCGGCCTGCTCACGTTGCTCACACTCGCGCTCACCTGGATCTCCGCGGGCATCGGCCTGATTGCCAAGAACGTGGAGACCGCCAGCAACATCCCGATGCCGTTGACGTTCCTCCCGTTCATCGGCAGCGCCATCGTGCCGACCGAGTCCATGCCCACCGGCCTGCGCTGGTTCGCCGAGTACCAGCCCTTCACTCCGATCATCGAGACCCTGCGCGGTCTGTGGCTCGGCACAGAGATCGGCTCCAGCGCGGTCGTCGGCCTCGCGTGGTGCGTGGCGCTCTCCCTGGTCGGTTACGTGTGGGCGCGCCGCACCTTCAAGGCCGGCATCAAGCGGTAA
- a CDS encoding DUF4097 family beta strand repeat-containing protein — translation MPAFDTPEPISAVLELEVGTARLIAGKRTDTVVEVLPRNGSDDNDVRAVQQTQVTFSGGRLTVRTPKKRSLFGKPGAIEVSIELPAGSDVRGTTAMGGFFCEGRLGEVVLKTSLGDLQADEVTGADLKTDHGDIRLARSTGDIEVIGAGRIEIGTVAGAATVKNGNGPTEVREVTGGLKTNAANGDVSVGIAHGSVDAKSANGRIEIGVAHAGVEAVSSNGRIRVADVTRGRIDLRTSVGDLEVGIHRGTAAWLDVHTKYGTVRNSLGSSAGPGDADETVEVHARAGVGDVVVRRA, via the coding sequence ATGCCTGCTTTCGACACACCCGAACCGATCTCCGCCGTCCTCGAGTTGGAGGTCGGCACCGCCCGCCTCATCGCGGGCAAGCGCACCGACACGGTCGTGGAAGTCCTGCCGCGCAACGGCTCCGACGACAACGACGTACGCGCCGTGCAGCAGACCCAGGTCACCTTCTCGGGCGGCCGGCTGACGGTCAGGACTCCCAAGAAGCGGTCCCTGTTCGGCAAGCCGGGCGCCATCGAGGTGAGCATCGAGCTGCCCGCGGGATCGGATGTCCGGGGCACCACGGCCATGGGCGGCTTCTTCTGCGAAGGCCGCCTCGGCGAGGTCGTGCTCAAGACCTCGCTCGGCGACCTCCAGGCCGACGAGGTGACCGGCGCCGACCTCAAGACGGACCACGGCGACATCCGTCTGGCCCGCTCGACGGGGGACATCGAAGTCATCGGCGCGGGCCGGATCGAGATCGGCACCGTCGCCGGCGCGGCGACCGTCAAGAACGGCAACGGCCCGACCGAGGTCCGCGAGGTCACCGGCGGCCTGAAGACCAACGCGGCCAACGGCGACGTCTCCGTGGGGATCGCGCACGGCAGCGTCGACGCCAAGTCCGCCAACGGCCGGATCGAGATCGGCGTCGCCCACGCCGGTGTCGAGGCGGTGTCCTCCAACGGCCGCATCCGCGTCGCCGACGTCACCCGCGGCCGTATCGACCTGCGAACCTCCGTCGGCGACCTCGAAGTGGGCATCCACCGGGGCACCGCCGCCTGGCTCGACGTGCACACCAAGTACGGCACGGTACGCAACTCGCTCGGCTCCTCCGCCGGCCCCGGGGACGCCGACGAGACCGTCGAGGTGCACGCCCGGGCCGGGGTCGGCGACGTCGTCGTCCGCCGCGCCTGA